The DNA window CGAAGGACGACGAGCTCAACCGGATCGCGACCGAGAACCAGGCTCGCGCGGATGCCGGCGAGGACCTGGCCCCGCTGATCGCGGGTTTCCAGGCGCTCGTGGCCCGCCGGACCGTCCCGGAATGGCGCGCGGTCCTGGACGCGGTCCAGCATCTCGAGTACGTGGGCCCCGGTCCGGTGGGCTACTGGGGTGTGTCGTTGGGTTGCGGGCTGGGGGTTCCGTTCGTCGCCGCCGAACCGCGGGTCCGTGCCGCGGTGCTCGGTCTGGGCGGGGCGCTGGCCTCGGCGGAGGCCGCCGCGCGGATCACCGTCCCGGTGGAGTTCCTGCTGCAGTGGGACGACGAGCGGGTGCCGCGGGCCCAGGCCCTGGCGCTGTTCGACGCCCTGGCGTCGACCGAGAAGAGCCTGCACGCCAACCCCGGTAGACACGGGGAGATCCCGGCCTTCGAGCTGGACAGCACGCTGCGGTTCTTCGCCCGGCACCTGGGCTGACATCGGAGATCCGCGCTGCGCCGATCGGGATCCCGGTCCCGATCGGCGCGGTCAGCGGACCGGTCAGCCGCGAACACCGGCCGCCGTCTGCCCCAGCCGCTCGGCCAGGAACGCCTCCCAGGTGCGCACGCCGAGGGTGGCGTCGGGGCGGGCCAGGTTGTCCCCGTTCCGGTACGCCCGGCCAGCCTTGCCCGGCAGGCGGACCGGCAGCCGCAGCCGCCGCCGGCCCACGGTCGCCAGGTAACCGGTGACCAGCTCGTCCAGGCCGTACACGCGAGGGCCAGCCAGTTCGGGCACCAGGCCGGCCGGTGCACCCAGCGTCAGCGCGACCATCCGTTCCGCCACCTCGCGGGCGTCGACCGGCTGCAGCCGCAGCCCGCCGGGGACCGGTACGACCGGCAGCTTCGCCATCTTCTCCACCATCGTCAGCACCAGGTCGTGGAACTGGGCGGCGCGGATCGTCGTCCACGGCACGCCCGACGCGGCGACAGCCCGCTCGGCGTCCCGCTTGGACCGCAGCCAGGCCAGCGGCACCCGGTCCGCCCCGATTGCCGAGATGTGCACGAGGTGCCCCACGCCGGCGCGCCGGGCGGCGTCGACCAGGTGGCGGGTGGCCACGTCGTCGCCCTTCGGGCCGCCGGCCAGGTGCAGCACGGTGCCGACTCCGCGTACCGCCGGATCGATGCCCTCGCCGGTGAGCAGGTCGGCGGTCACGTGCGTGACGCCGTCGCCGGGCCGGCCCCCGTGGCGGCTGAGCACGCGCACCGGGTGGCCGGCCTCGCGCAGCAGGGGCACGACCAGCCGGCCGAGGGTGCCGGTGCCGCCGGTGACCAGGATGGGTGCGTTCATGTCGTCCTCCGTGTCGAAGAGCCGCTTCGTTTCGGCTTCACCGGCTCGACCCGCGGGAGGCGGCAGGTGTGACCGGAGTGAGCGGCGTCACCTCCGGTCACACGGGCGGGCCGGCCGGGGTCGGTCAACCGGAACCCGCGAGGAAGGATGGGGACATGGGCGAGGACACCTGGCTGGCCGAACGGTTCGAGCAGCAGCGGCCGCAGTTGCGGGCGGTGGCCTACCGGATGCTCGGCTCGGTGAGCGAGGCCGAGGACGCCGTGCAGGAGACGTGGTTGCGGCTCGCCCGCGCCGACACCGCCGACGTCGACAACCTGGCCGCCTGGTTGACCACGGTGGTCGCCCGGGTCTGCCTGAACACCCTGCGGGCGCGCGCCGCCCGCCGCGAGGACCCCCTCGACGTACGCCTGCCCGACCCGGTCGTCGAGGTCACCGGGGCGGACGGCGATCCGGCGCACGCCGCGGTGCTGGCCGACTCGGTCGGGCTGGCGCTGCTGGTGGTCCTGGACACCCTCACCCCGAGCGAGCGGCTCGCCTTCGTGCTCCACGACATGTTCGGCGTGCCCTTCGAGGAGATCGGCGCGCTGGTCGACCGGTCGCCGGCCGCCGCCCGGCAGCTCGCCAGCCGTGCCCGCCGCCGGGTCCGCGGCCAGGCGCCCGCGCCCGACCCGGACCTGGCTCGCCAGCGGGAGGTGGTCGACGCGTTCCTGGCCGCCGCCCGGGAGGGTGACTTCGACGGGCTGGTGGCCGTGCTGCACCCCGACGTGGTGCTGCGCTCCGACGGCGGGACCGCCCGGGCCCGGCACTCCACCGTGCTCACCGGCGCGCGGGTGGTCGCCGCGCAGGCCACCACGTTCGGCCGGTTCTCGCCGTTCGCCCGGCCGGTGCTGGTCAACGGCGCCGCCGGGGTGCTGGTCAGCGCGGCCGGCCGGCCGCTGTCGGTGATGGCGTTCACGGTGACCGGTGGGCGGATCGCCGCCATCGACGTGATCGCCGACCCGGAGCGACTGGCCGCTCTCGACCTCGCCGGCTGATCCCGGTGCCGACGGCCGACCCCGGTGCGCGGAGCCGGCCGGCCCGGGTCGGCGTCAGGGGACGATGACCAGGTTGGCCATGTCGACCACGGGCCGGAAGCCGAGCTTGGCGTAGATCCGGTTCGAGGTCGGGTTGGCCTGGTCGGTGAACAGGCACACCCGCGCCCCCTCGGCCCGCAAAAGCCCGGACACCTCGGCCACGGCGTTGCTGGCCCAGCCGTGCCCGCGCTGCTCCGGCGGGGTGTACACCGGGCCGATGCGCGCCACGCCGAACGACGGCGGGTTGGCGGCGGTGAGGTGCACCCGCCGACCCGCCTCGTCGGTCCAGAACCACAGCCGTCCGCCGCGGATCCGGCGCAGCAGCTCGGCGTGGTCGGGGGTCTCGTGCGCGCTGACCCCGCGCGGGCGGCCCGCCTGCTCGTCGGCGTCGGCCATGAACGCCTCGAACCACTCGGCGGCCAGGTCGACGTCGTCCTCGGTCGCGACGGCCAGGGAGCCGGGTACCCGCGCCGGTGCCACCAGCTCACCCAGCTCGTGCAGCCGGGTGTGCTGCGCGACCTCGACCCGACCGCCACCGAGCCGGGCCACCTCCGCCGCGCACCGCCGCACCGCGGGCAGCGCGCCGTTGACGGCGCGTACCTCCTCCCCGCGCTCGTGCCACTCCCGGGCCAGCGCCACGGCCGCCTCGTCGGGCATCGGCAGGAGGTAGGGCGGGCGCGGCGCGAAGGGCGCCGCCCGCATGCCGGCCCCGACGACCTCGCCGGAGGCGTCCCGGACCACCAGCCACCAGTCGTCCTCGGGCGGCGCGATCCCGTCGGCCCGCCGGGCCATCTGCCGATGCGCGACGGTGGCCACCACCGTGCCGACCACGGGGTTCGCCGCCAGGTGGTCACCGGCCGCCGCAAGGAACTCGGCCGGGTCGGTGTGGAAGTGCAGGGTCGGTGCGTCGCTCATCCGCGCACGGTAGCCCGCTCCCCGGGCGCGGCCGTACCGGATTTCCGGCGGCCATTTTCGTCTTCGCCGCCGGGCCCGCCGCCGGCCCGGTGATGCCAGCCTGGTACGCGGGCGGCGTGCCGGAGCGGGCCAAGCGCGAGCAGCAGGCGCAGCCGTCGGCTGATCAGCCGACGGCGGTTGGCCGGTGGTTCGACGCGAGAACACGGCTGAGGCGCCCGCATGACGCCGGCTGAGAAGGGCCGCGCGGGGGTGGCCTGCCGGCTCAGCCGAGGGCGAGCCTGCCGGTGATCCCCGCGGTGCCGCCGACCCGCACCAGCGTACCGTTCCGGCCGGTTCGGGCAGTGGCGATCACGGTTGAGGGTTGGCCGAGCGCGTCGCCCATGTCCACCGCCAGCGCGGACCCGCGGTGCTCGGCGAGGTGGGCGGCCAGGCAGGCCGTGCTGTTGGCGTTGGCGATGTCCTCCGGCACCCCGATCGAGGGGGCGAACATCCGGGCCGCGGCCCGCCCGTCACCGTCCGGCGTGCTGAACACGTAGCAGCCCAGCAGGCCCAGCCGCTCGCACGCCTCCCTCAGGCGGGTCAGGTCCGGGACCAGTTCCGCCAGGGCGGCGCGGTCGGGGACCTGCACCAGCAGCCGTGGCCGGCCCACCGAGGCGACCCGGCACGGCGCGTCGGCGCGGATGCCCAGGGCGGACAGCACCGCTGCGCGCTCGGTCGGGGTGGGGCTGCGCAGCTCGACCGGGCCGGGGTCGAAGGTGGCCTCGTAGCAGCCGGCGCTCCGGGTGGCCCGGCCGAGGAAGGTCCGGTCGCCGGACCGCAGGACGGTCTCGTACGCCCGGGTGTCGGCCCGGTCGGCGAGCACCGCCAGCGCCGCCACCGTGCCGTGCCCGCAGGCCGGCAGCTCCCCGGCGGCGGTGAAGAACCGCAGCGACACCGCCCCGTCGCTGCCCGTGCCGAGGAACACCGCGTGCGAGGTGCCGGCCGCGACCGGCACCGCGCGACGTTCGGCGTCGGTCAACGACGCCTCGTCCACCACCGCCGTCGGGCTCCCACCCCGCCCCGCCCGTCGGCAGGCGTGGACGATGGTGACCGCGAGGGTCACGGACCCACCAGCAGGGCGGCCACCGTGGCCGCGGTGGCCAGCACGGCGAGCGCGGCGCTGGTGGCCACGAACCGGCCCAGCGGCACGGACACCCCGGCGGCCCGGCAGCGCTCGTACCAGATCAGTGTCGCCAGCGAGGCCCACGGCGTGGCGAGCGGGCCGACGTTGGTGCCGACCAGCAGGGCGAGCAGCTGGGTGTGCCGGTCGGCGGCGATGACCGCCTCGCCGGCCACGTACGCGGGCAGGTTGTTGACCACGTTGGCGAAGAGCGCGCCGACGCCGCCGGCCCGCAGCGCGCCCTCCGCGCCCGGGTCGGCGCCGATCAGCGTGCCCATCACGGTGTCCAGGCCGTGCCGGCCGATGGTCTGCACCACGAGGAACAGCCCGGTCACGAAGACCAGCAGCCGCCACGGCACCAGCGCGAGCCGGAG is part of the Micromonospora halotolerans genome and encodes:
- a CDS encoding PhzF family phenazine biosynthesis protein, whose amino-acid sequence is MTLAVTIVHACRRAGRGGSPTAVVDEASLTDAERRAVPVAAGTSHAVFLGTGSDGAVSLRFFTAAGELPACGHGTVAALAVLADRADTRAYETVLRSGDRTFLGRATRSAGCYEATFDPGPVELRSPTPTERAAVLSALGIRADAPCRVASVGRPRLLVQVPDRAALAELVPDLTRLREACERLGLLGCYVFSTPDGDGRAAARMFAPSIGVPEDIANANSTACLAAHLAEHRGSALAVDMGDALGQPSTVIATARTGRNGTLVRVGGTAGITGRLALG
- a CDS encoding SDR family oxidoreductase, with amino-acid sequence MNAPILVTGGTGTLGRLVVPLLREAGHPVRVLSRHGGRPGDGVTHVTADLLTGEGIDPAVRGVGTVLHLAGGPKGDDVATRHLVDAARRAGVGHLVHISAIGADRVPLAWLRSKRDAERAVAASGVPWTTIRAAQFHDLVLTMVEKMAKLPVVPVPGGLRLQPVDAREVAERMVALTLGAPAGLVPELAGPRVYGLDELVTGYLATVGRRRLRLPVRLPGKAGRAYRNGDNLARPDATLGVRTWEAFLAERLGQTAAGVRG
- a CDS encoding dienelactone hydrolase family protein is translated as MRFTSETSFDGISEQLFTLGDIPGVLWTPEGATGARPLILMGHGGGQHKKAPGILARARRFVADRGFAVAAVDVPGHGDRPKDDELNRIATENQARADAGEDLAPLIAGFQALVARRTVPEWRAVLDAVQHLEYVGPGPVGYWGVSLGCGLGVPFVAAEPRVRAAVLGLGGALASAEAAARITVPVEFLLQWDDERVPRAQALALFDALASTEKSLHANPGRHGEIPAFELDSTLRFFARHLG
- a CDS encoding GNAT family N-acetyltransferase — protein: MSDAPTLHFHTDPAEFLAAAGDHLAANPVVGTVVATVAHRQMARRADGIAPPEDDWWLVVRDASGEVVGAGMRAAPFAPRPPYLLPMPDEAAVALAREWHERGEEVRAVNGALPAVRRCAAEVARLGGGRVEVAQHTRLHELGELVAPARVPGSLAVATEDDVDLAAEWFEAFMADADEQAGRPRGVSAHETPDHAELLRRIRGGRLWFWTDEAGRRVHLTAANPPSFGVARIGPVYTPPEQRGHGWASNAVAEVSGLLRAEGARVCLFTDQANPTSNRIYAKLGFRPVVDMANLVIVP
- the sigJ gene encoding RNA polymerase sigma factor SigJ, with the protein product MGEDTWLAERFEQQRPQLRAVAYRMLGSVSEAEDAVQETWLRLARADTADVDNLAAWLTTVVARVCLNTLRARAARREDPLDVRLPDPVVEVTGADGDPAHAAVLADSVGLALLVVLDTLTPSERLAFVLHDMFGVPFEEIGALVDRSPAAARQLASRARRRVRGQAPAPDPDLARQREVVDAFLAAAREGDFDGLVAVLHPDVVLRSDGGTARARHSTVLTGARVVAAQATTFGRFSPFARPVLVNGAAGVLVSAAGRPLSVMAFTVTGGRIAAIDVIADPERLAALDLAG